From the genome of Bosea sp. Tri-49, one region includes:
- a CDS encoding aldo/keto reductase, whose product MQFRNLGRSGLRVSLIGLGCNNFGGRIDLDAARKVVDAAIEHGITLFDTADIYGNRGGSELALGELLGARRKDIVLASKFGMNMDEEGVKKGGSRRYIIEAVEASLKRMKTDWIDLYQLHRPDPLTPIAETLRALEDLIRQGKIRYIGCSNLPSWQVADAYWTAKTLGIEAFASAQDEYSLLVRGAEKELIPAASHFGMGLLPYFPLANGLLTGKYQRGAPMPEGARMTREAQRAGEVLTEANWGKTEKLAAFCEARGRTLLELAFSWLVAQPVVSSVIAGATKPEQIAANVKAADWALTPEELAEIDAITG is encoded by the coding sequence ATGCAGTTCCGCAATCTCGGCCGCTCCGGCCTGCGCGTCTCGCTCATCGGCCTCGGTTGCAACAATTTCGGCGGCCGGATTGATCTGGATGCGGCGCGCAAGGTCGTCGACGCGGCGATCGAACATGGCATCACCCTGTTCGACACCGCCGACATCTACGGCAATCGCGGCGGCTCGGAGCTCGCGCTGGGCGAACTGCTGGGCGCCCGCCGCAAGGACATCGTGCTCGCCAGCAAGTTCGGCATGAACATGGATGAGGAGGGCGTGAAGAAGGGCGGCTCGCGGCGCTACATCATCGAGGCGGTCGAGGCCTCGCTGAAGCGAATGAAGACCGACTGGATCGACCTTTACCAGTTGCACCGGCCTGACCCGCTCACCCCGATCGCCGAGACGCTGCGCGCGCTCGAGGACCTGATCCGCCAGGGCAAGATCCGCTATATCGGCTGCTCGAACCTGCCGTCCTGGCAAGTCGCCGACGCCTATTGGACGGCCAAGACGCTCGGCATCGAGGCCTTCGCCTCGGCGCAGGACGAGTACAGCCTGCTGGTGCGCGGCGCCGAGAAGGAGCTAATCCCGGCTGCCAGCCATTTCGGCATGGGCCTGCTCCCTTATTTCCCGCTGGCCAACGGCCTCCTCACCGGCAAGTACCAGCGTGGCGCCCCGATGCCGGAGGGCGCGCGCATGACCCGCGAGGCGCAGCGCGCCGGCGAGGTGCTGACCGAGGCGAACTGGGGTAAGACCGAGAAGCTCGCCGCTTTCTGCGAAGCGCGCGGCCGGACGCTACTGGAGCTCGCCTTCTCCTGGCTGGTCGCCCAGCCGGTCGTCTCCAGCGTCATCGCCGGCGCGACCAAGCCGGAGCAGATCGCTGCCAACGTCAAGGCAGCCGACTGGGCGCTGACCCCGGAGGAGCTGGC
- a CDS encoding ATP-binding protein translates to MAGADAPVEILLITGPAGIGKSTLCWEMGDVLAEAGIAHAAIESDELDRVFPKPGAEDLAPLAPGARDVSQLNLAALWGTYRALGHTRLIMSGVMLHVGFDKSWILAAIPEARITVVRLRGSEASLLERLDRREAGASREAQVERSLRQAKRMAAQATDGFVVVDTDGRSPTELAREVLDKVGWLGSSG, encoded by the coding sequence TTGGCTGGGGCCGACGCCCCGGTCGAGATCCTGCTGATCACCGGCCCGGCCGGGATCGGCAAGTCGACCTTGTGCTGGGAGATGGGCGATGTGCTGGCTGAGGCCGGCATCGCCCATGCCGCGATTGAGAGCGATGAGCTCGACCGCGTCTTCCCCAAGCCCGGTGCGGAGGACCTCGCTCCCCTGGCGCCCGGCGCCCGCGACGTCAGCCAGCTTAATCTCGCCGCGCTCTGGGGCACTTATCGCGCGCTTGGCCACACCCGCCTGATCATGTCGGGCGTGATGCTCCATGTCGGTTTCGACAAAAGCTGGATCCTCGCAGCCATCCCGGAGGCTCGGATCACCGTGGTGCGTTTGCGGGGGAGCGAAGCAAGCTTGCTCGAACGGCTCGACCGCCGCGAGGCGGGCGCGAGCCGCGAGGCCCAGGTTGAACGCTCGCTGCGGCAGGCGAAGCGCATGGCGGCCCAAGCAACGGACGGTTTCGTGGTCGTCGACACCGACGGCCGCTCTCCGACAGAGCTGGCGCGCGAGGTGCTCGACAAGGTCGGCTGGCTGGGAAGCTCTGGCTGA
- the typA gene encoding translational GTPase TypA, with translation MSMRNIAIIAHVDHGKTTLVDKLLQQSGAFRENQRVAERVMDSNDLEKERGITILAKATSVVWKDTRINIVDTPGHADFGGEVERILNMVDSAIVLVDAAEGPMPQTKFVVSKALKLGLRPIVAINKVDKPDARVTEVINEVFDLFAALDASDEQLDFPILYGSGKQGWMAPSPEGPQDQGLAPMYDLILKHVPEPRIEEGPFRMIGTLLEANPYLGRIITGRVVSGTAKPNQTIKVLSGDGSTVETGRITKILAFRGLERTPIEEAIPGDIVSIAGLVKGSVADTFCDPSVDTPIKAQPIDPPTVSMTFMVNDSPLAGTEGDKVTTRVIRDRLFKEAEGNVALKIEEASDKDSYIVSGRGELQLAILIETMRREGFELGVSRPRVVLKRDESGQLLEPIEEVVIDVDEEHSGVVVQKMSERKADMLEMRPSGGNRLRLVFHAPTRGLIGYQGELLTDTRGTAIMNRLFHDYLPYKGEIGGRRNGVLIAMETGEAVAYALWNLEDRGPMMIEPGWKVYQGMIVGEHTRENDLEVNVLKGKKLTNIRTTSKDEAVRLTPPIRMTLERSLAWIDDDELVEVTPKSIRLRKGILDPNERKRSQKQKAEVA, from the coding sequence ATGTCCATGCGCAACATCGCCATCATCGCCCACGTCGACCATGGCAAGACCACGCTGGTCGACAAGCTGCTGCAGCAGTCCGGCGCCTTCCGCGAGAACCAGCGCGTCGCCGAGCGGGTGATGGATTCGAACGACCTCGAAAAGGAGCGCGGCATCACCATCTTGGCCAAGGCCACCTCGGTGGTCTGGAAGGATACGCGCATCAACATCGTCGACACCCCCGGCCACGCCGATTTCGGCGGCGAGGTCGAACGCATCCTGAACATGGTCGATTCGGCGATCGTGCTGGTCGACGCCGCCGAGGGCCCGATGCCGCAGACCAAGTTCGTGGTCTCCAAGGCGCTGAAGCTCGGCCTTCGCCCGATCGTCGCGATCAACAAGGTCGACAAGCCCGACGCTCGCGTCACCGAGGTGATCAACGAGGTCTTCGACCTCTTCGCCGCGCTCGACGCCAGCGACGAGCAGCTAGATTTTCCGATCCTCTACGGCTCGGGCAAGCAGGGCTGGATGGCGCCCTCGCCGGAAGGTCCGCAGGACCAGGGCCTGGCGCCGATGTACGACCTGATCCTGAAGCATGTGCCGGAGCCGCGCATCGAGGAGGGGCCGTTCCGGATGATCGGTACCTTGCTCGAGGCCAATCCCTATCTCGGCCGGATCATCACCGGTCGCGTCGTCTCGGGCACGGCCAAGCCGAACCAGACCATCAAGGTTCTCTCGGGCGACGGCAGCACCGTCGAGACCGGCCGCATCACCAAGATCCTGGCGTTCCGCGGGCTTGAGCGCACGCCGATCGAGGAAGCCATTCCCGGCGACATCGTCTCGATCGCCGGCCTGGTCAAAGGCTCGGTCGCCGACACCTTCTGCGACCCCAGTGTCGACACCCCGATCAAGGCCCAGCCGATCGATCCGCCGACGGTGTCGATGACCTTCATGGTCAACGATTCCCCGCTCGCCGGCACCGAGGGCGACAAGGTCACCACCCGCGTCATCCGCGACCGCCTATTCAAGGAGGCCGAGGGCAATGTCGCGCTGAAGATCGAGGAAGCCTCGGACAAGGACAGCTACATCGTCTCCGGCCGCGGCGAACTGCAGCTCGCCATCCTGATCGAGACCATGCGCCGCGAGGGCTTCGAGCTCGGCGTCTCGCGTCCGCGCGTCGTGCTGAAGCGCGATGAATCAGGCCAGCTGCTGGAGCCGATCGAGGAGGTCGTGATCGACGTCGACGAGGAGCATTCCGGCGTCGTCGTGCAGAAGATGTCCGAGCGCAAGGCCGACATGCTGGAGATGCGCCCCTCTGGCGGCAATCGCCTGCGCCTCGTCTTCCACGCTCCGACCCGCGGCCTGATCGGCTACCAGGGCGAATTGCTCACCGACACGCGCGGCACGGCGATCATGAACCGGCTGTTCCACGACTATCTTCCCTACAAGGGCGAGATCGGCGGACGCCGCAACGGCGTGCTAATCGCGATGGAGACCGGCGAGGCCGTCGCCTACGCGCTCTGGAACCTCGAAGACCGTGGCCCGATGATGATCGAGCCGGGCTGGAAGGTCTATCAGGGCATGATCGTCGGCGAGCACACCCGCGAGAACGATCTCGAGGTGAACGTGCTCAAGGGCAAGAAGCTCACCAACATCCGTACGACGTCGAAGGACGAGGCCGTCCGCCTGACGCCGCCGATCCGGATGACGCTGGAGCGTTCGCTCGCCTGGATCGACGACGACGAGCTGGTCGAGGTCACGCCGAAGTCGATCCGCCTGCGCAAGGGCATTCTCGATCCCAACGAGCGCAAGCGCTCGCAGAAGCAGAAGGCCGAGGTCGCCTGA
- a CDS encoding Rrf2 family transcriptional regulator, translating to MKQDSRLSATLHVLLHMADRGTPMTSEELAVCLGTNPVVIRRTMAGLRETGLVHSEKGHGGGWTLARALDAITLGDVHRALGEPALIALGHRSENPQCLVEQAVNAALGEAFAEAEALLAGHFDRVRLSDLAADFSRRFDERRQTYAKHDKAL from the coding sequence ATGAAACAGGACAGCCGCCTCTCAGCCACCCTGCACGTGCTGTTGCACATGGCCGATCGCGGCACCCCGATGACCTCGGAAGAACTCGCCGTCTGCCTCGGCACCAATCCGGTCGTGATCCGCCGCACCATGGCGGGCTTGCGCGAAACCGGGCTGGTGCATTCCGAGAAGGGCCATGGCGGTGGCTGGACGCTGGCGCGCGCGCTCGATGCGATCACGCTCGGCGACGTCCACCGCGCGCTCGGCGAGCCCGCCTTGATCGCGCTCGGCCATCGCAGCGAGAACCCGCAATGCCTGGTCGAGCAGGCAGTCAACGCGGCGCTGGGCGAGGCCTTCGCCGAGGCCGAGGCGTTGCTCGCAGGTCATTTCGACCGGGTGCGGCTGTCCGATCTCGCGGCGGATTTCAGCCGCCGCTTCGACGAACGGAGACAGACCTATGCCAAGCACGACAAAGCCCTATGA
- a CDS encoding NAD(P)/FAD-dependent oxidoreductase: MPSTTKPYDAIIVGGSFAGLSAGLQLARARRNILVIDEGQRRNRFSSHSHGFLGQDGREPTAIVAEAKAQLLAYPTVAWRDAKADAAHVKEDGFAVADSGGEQHRARRLLLATGVRDELPAIPGLRERWGKSVLHCPYCDGYELGGGKLGVLASGSFSALKAALVADWGEVTLFLNGEAEPDAEATALLKRRGVAIERAPIVAAEGEGTAMAGLRLADGRLAPVKALFVAAGICPASPLAEELGCAFDTGPFGPLLRVDGMKQTSIAGVYAAGDAATARHSVALAVADGVVAGTGLHMSLL; encoded by the coding sequence ATGCCAAGCACGACAAAGCCCTATGACGCCATCATCGTCGGCGGCAGTTTCGCCGGCCTCTCGGCCGGACTGCAGCTGGCACGGGCACGCCGCAACATCCTTGTGATCGACGAAGGCCAGCGGCGCAATCGCTTCTCCAGCCATTCGCACGGCTTCCTCGGCCAGGACGGGCGCGAGCCGACGGCGATCGTCGCCGAGGCGAAGGCACAGCTCCTGGCCTATCCGACCGTCGCCTGGCGCGATGCCAAGGCGGATGCTGCTCACGTCAAGGAAGACGGTTTTGCGGTCGCGGATTCCGGCGGCGAACAGCACCGGGCGCGCCGTCTCCTGCTCGCGACGGGCGTGCGCGACGAACTGCCCGCGATCCCCGGCCTCAGGGAGCGCTGGGGCAAGAGCGTGCTGCATTGTCCCTATTGCGACGGCTACGAGCTCGGCGGCGGCAAACTCGGCGTACTGGCGAGCGGCTCGTTCTCGGCCCTGAAGGCGGCGCTCGTCGCCGATTGGGGCGAGGTCACGCTGTTTCTCAACGGCGAGGCCGAGCCCGACGCGGAAGCGACCGCGCTGCTGAAGCGGCGCGGCGTCGCGATCGAGCGTGCTCCGATCGTGGCAGCCGAAGGCGAAGGGACGGCGATGGCGGGCCTGCGCCTCGCCGATGGCCGGCTGGCGCCGGTCAAGGCGCTGTTCGTCGCCGCCGGCATCTGCCCAGCGAGCCCGCTGGCAGAGGAACTCGGCTGCGCCTTCGACACTGGCCCCTTCGGCCCGCTGCTGCGCGTCGACGGCATGAAGCAGACCAGCATCGCCGGCGTCTATGCGGCGGGCGATGCCGCAACCGCCCGGCACAGCGTCGCGCTCGCCGTCGCCGACGGCGTCGTCGCCGGGACCGGCCTGCACATGTCGCTGCTCTAA
- a CDS encoding TAXI family TRAP transporter solute-binding subunit, whose amino-acid sequence MGRRFFAGLAAFLLMAGLVALGVYMWSQPRTLKLAVGPLGSDDARLAAALVQGLSREKKPVRLRLVLTEGSAESARAIDAGKVDLAIVRPDVALPAKADTALITRRSFPFFIGSKDLGTDRISGLRGKRIGVVRAPSGNLDLLTLVLSQYEVSPEAVTIVPLGPEDVSAAIADGHIDVLFAVNVLNARVVTEVGMRLHRAFGENPTIIPIREADALAARNRAIESGEIVRGALGGDPPLPAENLPSISITSRLMAAQSLDDARVGELVGAILSLRVSLAADLPAIQGLETPETDKDAPLAVHTGAAAFIDGEQETFFERYGDWFYLGVMALSLIGSGAAGLLGYGSSTRRKRAMADLSRLVVLLGAMRTAADEPELSAMEHEADAILAGVLANYARGDIDSGGIGAYRFAMDQLGRAATERRIVLAEAGAE is encoded by the coding sequence ATGGGGCGGCGTTTCTTTGCAGGTCTGGCTGCGTTCCTGCTGATGGCCGGCCTCGTCGCGCTCGGCGTCTATATGTGGAGCCAGCCCAGGACGCTGAAGCTCGCGGTCGGCCCGCTCGGCTCGGACGATGCCAGGCTTGCCGCCGCCCTCGTCCAAGGGCTCAGCCGCGAGAAGAAGCCGGTGCGCCTGCGTCTCGTCCTGACCGAGGGCTCGGCCGAGAGCGCGCGGGCGATCGACGCCGGCAAGGTCGATCTCGCCATCGTCCGTCCCGATGTCGCCCTGCCGGCCAAGGCCGATACGGCGCTGATCACCCGCCGATCCTTCCCCTTCTTCATCGGCTCCAAGGATCTGGGCACCGACCGGATCTCGGGTCTGCGCGGCAAACGCATCGGCGTGGTACGTGCGCCATCGGGCAATCTCGATTTGCTGACACTCGTGCTCTCGCAATATGAGGTCTCGCCGGAGGCGGTGACCATCGTTCCGCTCGGGCCGGAGGATGTCTCCGCCGCCATCGCGGATGGCCATATCGACGTGCTCTTTGCCGTCAACGTGCTGAACGCCCGCGTCGTCACCGAGGTCGGCATGCGCCTGCACCGGGCTTTCGGCGAGAATCCGACCATCATTCCGATCCGTGAGGCCGATGCGCTCGCCGCCCGCAACCGCGCGATCGAGAGCGGCGAGATCGTTCGCGGTGCGCTCGGCGGCGACCCACCGCTGCCGGCCGAGAACCTGCCGAGCATCTCGATCACCTCGCGCCTGATGGCGGCGCAATCGCTCGACGACGCCAGGGTTGGCGAACTCGTCGGCGCGATCCTGTCATTGCGCGTGTCTCTCGCCGCCGACCTGCCGGCGATCCAGGGGCTGGAGACGCCCGAGACCGATAAGGACGCGCCGCTCGCCGTGCATACCGGTGCGGCGGCCTTCATCGATGGCGAGCAGGAGACCTTTTTCGAGCGCTATGGCGACTGGTTCTATCTCGGCGTGATGGCGCTCTCGCTGATCGGCTCCGGCGCGGCTGGCCTGCTCGGCTATGGCAGCTCGACGCGCCGCAAGCGGGCGATGGCGGATCTCAGCCGTCTCGTCGTCCTGCTCGGAGCGATGCGCACCGCGGCCGACGAGCCGGAGCTTTCGGCGATGGAGCACGAGGCCGACGCCATCCTCGCCGGGGTGCTGGCGAACTATGCGCGCGGCGACATCGATTCCGGCGGGATCGGCGCCTATCGCTTCGCCATGGACCAGCTCGGCCGTGCAGCGACCGAACGGCGTATCGTCCTGGCCGAAGCGGGGGCGGAGTGA
- a CDS encoding phosphoribosylanthranilate isomerase codes for MTRDDAFPIKICGLSTPETLEAALTAGAEMIGLNFHPKSPRYVTPAQAAGLAVQARGRTIVVALVVDYEPQQAAELAKIVKPDWVQLHGKETPEQVAAIKAATGLPVMKALGVASAADLDQVALYHGVADRILLDAKPPKDAAYPGGHGRPFDWGLLAGLDPAFRFMLSGGLDPANVAEAIRITRPAGVDVSSGVESAPGIKDVEKIAEFVRAARSAAAQLKKAS; via the coding sequence ATGACACGCGACGATGCCTTCCCGATCAAGATCTGCGGCCTCTCGACTCCGGAGACGCTGGAGGCGGCGCTCACCGCCGGCGCCGAGATGATCGGCCTCAATTTCCATCCGAAGAGCCCGCGCTATGTCACGCCCGCGCAAGCCGCCGGACTCGCTGTCCAGGCGCGTGGCAGGACGATAGTCGTCGCGCTGGTCGTCGACTACGAGCCGCAGCAGGCGGCCGAACTTGCCAAGATTGTAAAGCCGGACTGGGTGCAGTTGCACGGCAAGGAGACGCCGGAACAGGTCGCCGCGATCAAGGCCGCGACCGGCCTGCCGGTGATGAAGGCGCTCGGCGTCGCCAGCGCCGCCGATCTCGACCAGGTCGCGCTCTATCACGGCGTCGCCGATCGCATCCTGCTCGACGCCAAGCCGCCGAAGGATGCGGCCTACCCGGGTGGGCATGGCCGGCCCTTCGACTGGGGCCTGCTCGCCGGTCTCGACCCGGCTTTCCGCTTCATGCTATCGGGCGGGCTCGATCCGGCGAATGTCGCGGAGGCCATCCGCATCACTAGGCCGGCCGGCGTCGACGTCTCCTCCGGGGTCGAAAGCGCGCCCGGCATCAAGGATGTCGAGAAGATCGCGGAATTCGTCAGGGCTGCCCGTTCGGCAGCTGCACAGTTGAAGAAGGCAAGCTAG
- the trpB gene encoding tryptophan synthase subunit beta produces MNAPHAPNSFRNGPDENGRFGQFGGRFVAETLMPLILELEQAYNAAKADPAYHAETAYGLKHYVGRPSPLYFAERLTEHFGGAKVYLKREELNHTGSHKVNNVLGQILLARRMGKKRIIAETGAGQHGVATATLCARYGLECIVYMGAVDVARQAPNVFRMQMLGATVVPVESGTKTLKDAMNEALRDWVTNVASTFYCIGTVAGPHPYPAMVRDFQCVIGNETRVQMQELEGRLPDSLVACIGGGSNAMGLFHPFLDDKSVEIYGVEAAGHGIPSGLHAASLTGGRPGVLHGNRTYLLMNEDGQINDAHSISAGLDYPGIGPEHSWLHETGRATYLSATDEEALEAFQLISKLEGIIPALESAHALARVAELAPKKPKDHLMVVNLSGRGDKDIPQVAEILAGR; encoded by the coding sequence ATGAACGCGCCGCACGCACCGAACAGCTTCCGGAACGGGCCGGACGAGAATGGCCGCTTCGGCCAGTTCGGCGGCCGCTTCGTCGCCGAAACGCTGATGCCGCTGATCCTCGAGCTGGAGCAGGCCTACAACGCCGCCAAGGCCGATCCAGCCTATCATGCCGAGACCGCCTATGGGCTGAAGCATTATGTCGGCCGGCCCTCGCCGCTCTATTTCGCCGAGCGGCTGACCGAGCATTTCGGCGGCGCCAAGGTCTACCTGAAGCGCGAGGAGCTGAACCACACCGGCTCGCACAAGGTTAACAATGTGCTCGGCCAGATCCTGCTCGCCCGGCGCATGGGCAAGAAGCGGATCATCGCCGAGACCGGCGCCGGCCAGCACGGCGTCGCGACCGCGACGCTTTGTGCCCGCTACGGGCTCGAATGCATCGTCTACATGGGCGCGGTCGATGTCGCCCGGCAGGCGCCGAACGTCTTCCGCATGCAGATGCTCGGCGCAACCGTGGTGCCGGTCGAATCCGGCACCAAGACGCTGAAGGACGCGATGAACGAGGCGCTGCGCGATTGGGTGACCAATGTCGCGTCGACCTTCTATTGCATCGGCACGGTCGCCGGCCCGCATCCCTATCCGGCGATGGTGCGAGACTTCCAGTGCGTCATCGGCAACGAGACCCGCGTGCAGATGCAGGAACTCGAGGGCCGCCTGCCGGATTCACTCGTCGCCTGCATCGGCGGCGGCTCCAACGCGATGGGGCTGTTCCACCCCTTCCTCGACGACAAGAGCGTCGAGATCTACGGCGTCGAGGCCGCCGGCCACGGCATTCCGTCCGGCCTGCACGCGGCCTCGCTGACCGGCGGGCGCCCTGGCGTGCTGCACGGCAACCGCACCTATCTGCTGATGAACGAGGACGGGCAGATCAACGACGCCCATTCGATCTCGGCCGGGCTCGACTATCCCGGCATCGGCCCGGAGCACTCCTGGCTGCACGAGACCGGCCGCGCCACCTATCTCTCGGCGACGGACGAGGAGGCGCTCGAAGCCTTCCAGCTGATCTCCAAGCTCGAAGGCATCATCCCCGCGCTGGAATCGGCGCATGCGTTGGCCCGCGTCGCCGAACTCGCCCCGAAAAAGCCGAAGGACCATCTGATGGTCGTCAACCTCTCCGGCCGCGGCGACAAGGATATCCCGCAGGTGGCGGAGATTCTGGCGGGGCGCTGA
- a CDS encoding SIMPL domain-containing protein — MKRLLALAFLCVFASPGFAQTNEISKQGIFINSEGIVRLRPEIAIIRAGVVTEGRTADEALSKNRPAINRAVEIVRKYGIASVDVTTSQLRINPKYTQPALNPGAPRAAPAIDGYEARTELEIIVRDLTKPGPLVDDLVKSGSNSISSLTFALTEPGKAKNEARRMAAQAAKERASLYAEALGLQLGELISITETEYSMADDNVMFDLPSRKAAPGTVTPLMVEPGEIAVKASVQTVWQIKK; from the coding sequence ATGAAGCGTCTGCTTGCGCTTGCGTTCCTATGTGTCTTTGCGAGCCCCGGCTTCGCGCAAACGAACGAAATCTCCAAGCAAGGCATCTTCATCAATTCCGAAGGCATCGTACGGCTGCGACCGGAGATCGCGATCATCCGCGCGGGCGTCGTGACCGAAGGCAGGACGGCCGATGAGGCTCTCTCGAAGAACCGGCCTGCGATCAATCGCGCCGTTGAGATCGTGCGGAAGTACGGGATCGCTTCCGTCGATGTCACGACGTCGCAGCTCAGAATCAACCCCAAATATACCCAGCCCGCGCTGAACCCGGGCGCGCCACGCGCAGCGCCGGCAATCGACGGCTATGAGGCCCGCACCGAGCTGGAAATCATTGTCAGAGACCTGACGAAACCCGGCCCGCTCGTGGACGACCTCGTCAAATCCGGCTCCAACTCCATTTCGAGCCTGACCTTCGCCTTGACTGAACCGGGCAAGGCCAAGAACGAGGCCCGGCGCATGGCAGCCCAAGCGGCGAAGGAGAGAGCCTCGCTCTATGCAGAGGCGCTGGGCCTGCAACTGGGTGAGCTGATCTCGATCACGGAAACTGAATATTCCATGGCTGACGATAACGTCATGTTCGATCTACCTAGCCGGAAAGCCGCCCCAGGGACTGTAACACCACTGATGGTCGAACCTGGGGAGATCGCGGTGAAGGCTTCGGTGCAGACAGTCTGGCAGATTAAGAAATAG
- a CDS encoding SIMPL domain-containing protein: MSKTKKALLIAALAALAAPVQAQVPGPLAPAEGIVIQTTGEVRVKPDLATVQAGVVSEGKTAAEALSKNTPALAKLIEAVKAAGVAQGDLSTSQIALTPRMTQPSASSSPQARAPKIDGYEARTGIAVIVRDLAKAGPLIDALVAAGANDMSGISFGLADEDKAKDQARDKAAEAARARAEIYAKRLGVKVGELVSIVEAEAEPPVRPMADTRSYRMAAGAAPVQVEPGEVTVSAALRTVWRIEK; the protein is encoded by the coding sequence ATGTCGAAGACCAAGAAGGCCCTGCTCATCGCCGCGCTCGCGGCGCTCGCCGCTCCCGTCCAGGCGCAAGTCCCTGGACCGCTCGCGCCGGCGGAAGGCATCGTGATCCAGACCACCGGCGAAGTCAGGGTGAAGCCCGATCTTGCTACCGTCCAGGCCGGCGTGGTCAGCGAGGGCAAGACCGCGGCGGAAGCACTGTCGAAGAACACCCCGGCGCTTGCCAAGCTGATCGAGGCGGTGAAGGCGGCCGGCGTCGCCCAGGGCGACCTCTCTACCTCGCAGATCGCGCTGACACCGCGGATGACGCAGCCTTCGGCCTCGTCCTCGCCGCAGGCGCGCGCCCCCAAGATCGACGGCTACGAGGCCCGCACCGGCATCGCCGTGATCGTGCGCGATCTCGCCAAGGCCGGCCCGCTGATCGACGCCCTCGTCGCTGCCGGCGCCAACGACATGTCCGGCATCAGCTTCGGCCTCGCCGACGAGGACAAGGCCAAGGACCAGGCCCGCGACAAGGCAGCGGAAGCCGCGCGCGCCCGCGCCGAGATCTATGCCAAGCGCCTCGGCGTCAAGGTCGGCGAGCTCGTCTCGATCGTCGAGGCGGAAGCCGAGCCCCCGGTGCGGCCGATGGCCGATACGCGCTCCTACCGCATGGCAGCCGGGGCCGCGCCGGTCCAGGTCGAGCCGGGCGAGGTCACCGTCAGCGCCGCGCTGCGCACGGTCTGGCGGATCGAGAAGTAA
- a CDS encoding winged helix-turn-helix transcriptional regulator, with amino-acid sequence MTSYGQFCAMARAHETLGGRWTLLIVREILCGASRFNDIRRGIPRISKTMLSERLQALVAAGALRRSEGATGPDYGLTEAGLELAELVKAMGAWGQRWLPRHAEQEDLDLEPLLVDMQRRVRFVALPDDPLVIRFEIAGHPLRFLLLKRTEASFCSQNPGFPETLTLRGPLPALVAWWRGDVSFAGSNRLGLSLSGPRELIRAFPGWFELYLFAGVAPARRDERASA; translated from the coding sequence ATGACCAGCTATGGCCAGTTCTGCGCGATGGCGCGCGCCCATGAGACGCTCGGCGGGCGCTGGACCCTGCTGATCGTCCGCGAGATCCTCTGCGGCGCGAGCCGCTTCAACGACATCCGCCGCGGCATTCCACGCATCTCCAAGACGATGCTGTCGGAGCGATTGCAGGCGCTGGTCGCCGCAGGTGCGCTCCGCCGCAGCGAAGGTGCCACCGGACCGGACTACGGGCTGACCGAAGCCGGGCTGGAGCTCGCCGAACTGGTCAAGGCGATGGGCGCCTGGGGCCAGCGCTGGCTGCCGCGCCATGCCGAGCAGGAAGACCTCGACCTCGAGCCGTTGCTGGTCGATATGCAGCGGCGCGTGCGCTTCGTAGCGCTGCCGGACGACCCGCTGGTCATCCGCTTCGAGATCGCGGGCCACCCGCTGCGCTTTCTGCTGCTCAAGCGCACCGAAGCCTCGTTCTGCAGTCAGAACCCGGGCTTTCCCGAGACACTTACCTTGCGCGGCCCGCTGCCTGCGCTGGTCGCCTGGTGGCGCGGCGATGTCAGCTTTGCTGGAAGCAACCGCCTTGGCCTGTCGCTATCGGGACCGCGCGAGCTGATCCGGGCGTTTCCGGGCTGGTTCGAGCTCTACCTCTTCGCCGGCGTCGCGCCGGCGCGCCGCGATGAAAGAGCAAGCGCATGA
- a CDS encoding DUF488 domain-containing protein → MSIRIVRLGTERDPAEGTRIGTVRRVPRGVPKERYASENWFDVWFPVLSPTPELMAQAKAAESEKDWAGFTRAFKAEMAEPAPRHALDLLATLSHGSDFSVGCYCEDEAHCHRSVLRALLAERGAKLA, encoded by the coding sequence ATGAGTATCCGCATCGTCCGCCTCGGCACGGAGCGCGATCCCGCCGAGGGCACGCGCATCGGCACGGTCCGGCGCGTGCCGCGCGGCGTGCCGAAGGAGCGCTATGCCAGCGAGAACTGGTTCGACGTCTGGTTCCCGGTGCTGTCGCCGACGCCGGAGCTGATGGCGCAGGCCAAGGCCGCCGAGAGCGAGAAGGACTGGGCCGGCTTCACTCGCGCCTTCAAGGCCGAGATGGCCGAGCCGGCGCCGCGCCATGCGCTCGACCTGCTGGCGACCCTGTCGCATGGCAGCGACTTTTCGGTCGGCTGCTATTGCGAGGACGAGGCCCATTGCCACCGCTCGGTGCTGCGGGCCCTGCTGGCCGAACGCGGCGCCAAGCTCGCCTGA